A window from Sphingobacterium hotanense encodes these proteins:
- a CDS encoding mechanosensitive ion channel family protein, whose translation MRILTCLSICALQIVLFTFSTFAQTADSITSSSNSEDLLLKESKIQTQRDSTAQAELLKAIADIRARAAEAEAEPATGSRARKSDSLKRASLLSKINNLRSTTPGYPVQLYQDTLFSIYTRIGSFDAKDRAAAISHKIYQLFDAPDFNPDFLNIVENEESYDIVYNGENIIISVGLLDALWVNKSSNELAESYIAKIRESVVKQREAHSLLNLAKRIGLALLVLLLMTGMVILINRFFKFLAGKISVGKDRVLSARRMRKLKIIKAEHIEQAMLRMNTVLRVLILFLSIYLTLPLLFSIFPETESWTGMLLGWILSPLKAVLLAIIDYLPNLFRVAVIFLIFKYLVKFTRYVFHELQRGNIHLSGFHADWALPTFNILRFVLYAFMMVLIFPYLPGSSSPAFQGVTVFIGILVSLGSSNAIANVVAGLVITYMRPFQIGDRVKIGEAVGDVLEKSMLVTRIKTIKNEEITVPNSMVLSSTTVNYSNQTKKEQAGLIVHYSITIGYDVPWQKVYTLLKEAASQTIHIEPHPEPFVLQTNLNDFNISYTINAYTKQPSKQALIYSNLLENIQEVFLREQIELLSPSYHVMNKLS comes from the coding sequence ATGCGAATATTAACCTGTCTCTCTATTTGTGCTTTACAAATAGTCCTCTTCACGTTTTCTACATTTGCTCAGACAGCGGATTCTATTACTTCAAGCTCGAACAGTGAAGATCTGTTGTTAAAAGAATCGAAAATACAAACGCAGCGCGATTCGACAGCACAGGCGGAACTATTGAAAGCCATAGCAGATATACGCGCGCGAGCTGCAGAGGCTGAGGCGGAACCGGCAACCGGCAGCCGAGCTAGAAAATCAGATTCCTTAAAGCGAGCGTCGCTGCTGTCCAAAATAAACAATTTAAGAAGTACAACGCCCGGCTATCCGGTGCAGTTGTATCAAGACACCCTATTTTCAATATATACGAGAATAGGCTCATTCGATGCCAAGGATCGCGCAGCTGCCATATCGCATAAAATCTATCAGCTATTTGATGCGCCCGATTTCAACCCGGACTTCTTAAACATCGTCGAGAACGAAGAGAGCTATGATATCGTGTATAATGGTGAAAACATCATTATCAGTGTTGGACTGCTGGATGCCCTTTGGGTAAACAAAAGCAGTAATGAACTCGCAGAATCATATATCGCTAAGATCAGAGAAAGCGTCGTTAAACAGCGCGAGGCACATAGCCTGCTCAATCTCGCAAAACGAATTGGTCTCGCCTTACTTGTTCTTCTCCTGATGACGGGTATGGTAATCCTGATCAACCGCTTTTTCAAATTTCTGGCAGGCAAGATAAGTGTTGGGAAAGATCGGGTGCTTTCTGCACGACGAATGCGCAAATTAAAAATCATCAAAGCTGAGCATATAGAACAGGCCATGTTGCGGATGAATACGGTACTACGTGTCCTTATCTTGTTCCTCAGTATCTACCTGACCTTGCCTTTGCTGTTCAGTATATTTCCGGAAACGGAGTCTTGGACGGGAATGCTATTAGGTTGGATTCTGAGCCCACTTAAAGCGGTTCTGCTTGCCATCATCGATTACCTTCCAAACTTGTTCCGCGTAGCGGTGATATTCTTGATCTTTAAGTATCTGGTAAAATTTACGCGCTATGTTTTTCATGAGTTGCAGCGTGGAAATATCCATTTAAGTGGTTTTCATGCCGATTGGGCCTTGCCCACATTCAATATCCTGCGCTTTGTCCTTTATGCATTTATGATGGTATTGATCTTCCCTTATTTGCCCGGTTCAAGCTCACCGGCATTTCAAGGGGTTACCGTATTCATTGGTATACTCGTTTCCTTGGGATCATCCAACGCGATTGCCAATGTCGTAGCCGGCTTAGTCATTACCTACATGCGTCCCTTTCAGATTGGCGATCGCGTAAAGATTGGAGAAGCGGTTGGGGATGTTTTAGAGAAGTCCATGCTAGTAACCCGAATAAAGACCATCAAGAATGAGGAGATTACCGTCCCTAATTCAATGGTACTCTCCAGCACGACCGTCAATTATTCAAATCAAACGAAGAAAGAACAAGCCGGATTGATTGTTCATTATAGTATTACCATTGGCTATGATGTGCCTTGGCAGAAAGTGTACACCTTATTGAAAGAGGCCGCATCGCAAACCATCCATATTGAACCACATCCCGAACCCTTCGTTTTGCAAACAAACTTAAATGACTTCAATATTTCCTATACCATCAATGCATACACGAAACAGCCAAGCAAACAGGCTTTAATCTACAGCAATCTATTAGAAAATATTCAGGAGGTCTTCCTACGCGAACAGATCGAGCTATTATCTCCGAGCTATCATGTGATGAATAAATTGTCTTGA
- a CDS encoding Crp/Fnr family transcriptional regulator: MNFKESLFQMFEVSDDQADLILSNFKEEHLDKNAMFLSEGKQCEKLSFVSSGYCRVFKITPNKEVTQWIGGNGYFITDLASFLFDQKAIWSIDALTPVTLWTLNKQDYLTLENEIPDWNVLEKRFIAKCFMALEQRIFNFIALSAEERYQQYFEQQKDLFNQVPLQYIASVLGMSPETLSRIRSKG, encoded by the coding sequence ATGAACTTTAAGGAGTCTTTATTTCAGATGTTTGAAGTGTCGGATGATCAGGCCGACTTAATCTTATCTAACTTCAAAGAGGAACATTTAGATAAGAATGCCATGTTCTTGTCGGAAGGTAAGCAATGTGAGAAGTTAAGCTTTGTAAGTTCAGGCTATTGTCGAGTGTTTAAGATAACACCAAATAAGGAAGTTACTCAATGGATTGGTGGCAACGGATATTTTATAACTGACTTGGCATCCTTTCTTTTTGACCAGAAGGCTATCTGGAGTATTGATGCTCTAACACCAGTAACTCTTTGGACACTAAACAAGCAGGATTACCTAACATTAGAAAATGAGATTCCAGATTGGAATGTATTAGAAAAACGTTTTATTGCCAAATGCTTTATGGCTTTAGAGCAACGTATTTTTAATTTCATTGCACTATCCGCAGAGGAGCGATATCAGCAGTATTTTGAGCAACAAAAAGATCTGTTCAATCAGGTTCCTTTACAGTATATCGCTTCAGTATTAGGTATGAGTCCTGAAACGCTATCTAGGATACGGAGTAAGGGCTAA
- the hemA gene encoding glutamyl-tRNA reductase, whose product MKNLKVIAFTHKHVDLKDLGSLVICNEELDSRLINLKNSLDISEIFYIGTCNRVEFVFYGAHELNDDFVVQFLDKMNFCVPAERMQCYLGQVDRYEGLDALNHLFRTSCSLESLVVGEKEILAQIRRAYDRCRAAGFTGDFLRLMMDRLVKTAKEVYTYTNISRNPISVVSLAYRKLREVKLSENPRILVIGSGETNQNLAKYLRKHKYSNFTIFNRTVANAEPLAKELQGQAYPLSELKNYKKGFDVMITCTGAPEAIINEELYTSLLNGEDDRKVIVDLAVPNDIDAAVIAKYPIQYIEVSSLQQIAEKNIQERYDELENAEEIIAQNIKEFLPILKQRRVEVAMKQVPEKIKEIRSMAMTEVFANEVEQLDPQSREILNKVINYMEKKYIKVPMVMAKEILVKSAESDSN is encoded by the coding sequence TTGAAGAATTTAAAAGTTATAGCGTTTACCCATAAACATGTCGATCTAAAAGATTTGGGGAGTTTGGTTATATGCAATGAGGAGTTGGATAGCCGCCTTATTAACCTAAAAAACAGTTTAGACATCTCGGAAATATTTTACATCGGTACTTGTAACCGCGTAGAGTTTGTGTTCTATGGTGCGCATGAATTGAACGATGATTTTGTAGTACAGTTTCTAGACAAGATGAACTTCTGCGTTCCTGCTGAACGCATGCAATGCTACCTGGGTCAAGTCGACAGATATGAAGGCTTAGACGCTTTGAACCATTTGTTCCGCACATCATGTTCTCTGGAGAGCTTGGTCGTTGGGGAGAAAGAAATCTTAGCGCAGATTCGTCGTGCATACGACCGTTGTAGAGCTGCAGGCTTCACGGGCGACTTCCTTCGTTTAATGATGGATCGTTTAGTAAAAACAGCAAAAGAAGTTTATACCTATACCAATATCTCACGCAACCCAATTTCGGTTGTTTCTCTAGCATACCGCAAGCTTCGTGAGGTTAAATTATCAGAAAACCCAAGAATTCTGGTTATCGGTTCTGGTGAGACCAATCAAAATTTAGCGAAATACCTAAGAAAACATAAATACAGTAACTTTACCATCTTCAATAGAACAGTTGCCAACGCAGAACCTTTAGCAAAGGAATTGCAAGGGCAAGCTTATCCATTGAGCGAACTGAAGAACTATAAAAAAGGTTTCGATGTGATGATTACCTGTACAGGTGCGCCTGAAGCGATCATTAACGAAGAGCTTTATACTTCATTGCTTAATGGCGAGGATGATAGAAAGGTAATTGTAGACTTAGCGGTTCCTAATGATATCGATGCGGCAGTTATTGCTAAATATCCTATTCAATACATCGAAGTAAGCAGTTTACAACAGATTGCAGAAAAGAATATCCAAGAGCGATATGATGAATTGGAAAATGCCGAGGAGATTATCGCACAGAACATTAAGGAGTTCTTACCTATATTGAAGCAACGTCGCGTTGAAGTCGCTATGAAACAAGTTCCTGAGAAAATCAAGGAAATACGTTCGATGGCGATGACCGAAGTGTTCGCGAATGAGGTAGAACAGCTTGATCCTCAGTCTCGTGAGATTCTGAATAAAGTCATTAATTACATGGAGAAAAAATACATCAAAGTACCTATGGTAATGGCGAAAGAGATTCTAGTGAAATCTGCAGAATCAGATAGCAATTAG
- the hemB gene encoding porphobilinogen synthase — MIHRPRRNRKSAVVRDMIQENHLFAANLIFPLFIVDGENQKVEVSSMPGIYRYSVDNLLREVESCMDIGLKAFDLFPAVEESLKDKYATESYRKGTLYLRAIEAVKQRFPEACVVTDVAMDPYSSDGHDGIVENGEILNDETLEVLGKMALAHAESGADIIAPSDMMDGRIGYLRDVLDTNGFTNVSLMSYTAKYASAYYGPFRDALGSAPKKGDKKTYQMNPANSREALIEAQLDMEEGADFLMVKPGLPYLDVIKLLHDNFDLPIAAYNVSGEYAMLKAAIANGWLSEQVILETLLSFKRAGATSILTYHAKEVIEKGWVK; from the coding sequence ATGATACACCGTCCTAGAAGAAACAGAAAATCAGCAGTTGTGAGAGATATGATTCAAGAGAATCACTTGTTTGCTGCTAATTTGATTTTCCCCTTGTTTATTGTAGATGGAGAAAACCAAAAGGTTGAAGTATCCTCCATGCCTGGTATTTACCGTTATTCTGTTGACAACCTTCTGCGTGAGGTTGAAAGCTGTATGGATATCGGGTTGAAGGCATTCGACCTATTCCCGGCTGTTGAGGAGTCTTTAAAAGATAAATATGCTACAGAAAGCTACCGTAAGGGCACCTTATATTTACGTGCAATAGAAGCCGTAAAACAGCGCTTTCCGGAGGCTTGTGTAGTTACTGACGTGGCTATGGATCCGTACAGTTCCGACGGTCATGATGGAATCGTAGAGAATGGTGAAATCTTGAATGATGAAACCTTAGAGGTATTAGGAAAGATGGCGTTAGCACATGCTGAGTCGGGTGCTGATATTATCGCGCCTTCGGACATGATGGATGGCCGTATTGGTTATTTACGTGATGTTTTGGATACGAATGGATTCACAAATGTTTCACTGATGTCTTATACAGCGAAATACGCATCGGCATATTATGGTCCTTTCCGCGACGCCTTGGGTTCGGCTCCGAAAAAAGGTGATAAGAAAACTTATCAAATGAATCCGGCGAATAGCCGCGAGGCACTAATTGAAGCGCAATTGGATATGGAAGAAGGTGCAGACTTCTTAATGGTGAAGCCTGGTCTTCCATACTTAGATGTGATTAAATTACTTCACGACAACTTTGATTTACCGATTGCTGCGTATAACGTTTCTGGTGAATATGCTATGTTAAAGGCTGCTATCGCTAACGGATGGTTGAGTGAGCAGGTTATTTTGGAGACGCTATTGAGCTTTAAACGCGCCGGAGCAACTTCTATCCTGACCTATCATGCGAAGGAAGTGATCGAAAAAGGCTGGGTGAAATAG
- a CDS encoding L-threonylcarbamoyladenylate synthase, producing the protein MLVKIYNDNPNPKSIDQAVEILRKGGVIIYPTDTVYGMGCDITNQKAIERVCAIRGLKPDKSNLSFICYDLTDISQYTKPFDTTVFRVLKKALPGPFTFIFNASSQVPKLLSSKKKTVGIRVPDNNIVRDIVKALGNPIVTTSIHDEDEIIEYSTDPELIYEKYQEKVDLVIDGGYGDNVASTVVDVTSGEFEIIREGKGDLDLYL; encoded by the coding sequence ATGCTAGTAAAAATATACAACGACAACCCGAATCCTAAATCTATTGATCAGGCGGTAGAAATCCTGCGCAAAGGTGGGGTAATCATCTATCCTACGGATACAGTTTATGGTATGGGATGCGATATTACGAATCAGAAGGCAATTGAAAGGGTTTGTGCTATCCGCGGTTTAAAGCCAGACAAGTCTAACCTTTCATTTATCTGTTATGACCTAACGGATATCTCTCAATACACGAAGCCTTTTGACACGACGGTGTTCCGGGTGTTGAAGAAAGCTCTTCCTGGCCCATTTACCTTTATTTTCAATGCGAGTTCACAGGTTCCGAAACTATTGAGCTCGAAGAAAAAGACGGTAGGTATTCGTGTTCCCGATAATAATATCGTGAGGGATATCGTGAAAGCTTTAGGTAATCCTATCGTAACGACATCCATCCACGATGAAGACGAAATCATCGAGTACTCCACTGATCCCGAATTGATCTATGAGAAGTATCAGGAGAAAGTAGATCTTGTTATTGATGGCGGATATGGTGACAACGTTGCATCCACGGTTGTTGATGTGACTTCCGGCGAATTTGAGATTATCAGGGAAGGAAAAGGCGACTTGGACTTATATTTATAG
- a CDS encoding nucleotidyltransferase domain-containing protein yields MEDNILQKVTSAFSALSCIEGIVLGGSRATASFNQDSDIDIGLYYKPHCLDYDELNSIAKSLDDQHRNHLIGKEGDWGQWVNFGGWLQIDGKAVDLIFRDLGRVENVIDQTNAGIFSNNYHLGHPHAYLSFMYRGELAASKIQYAKDHSFRDLKALAQQYPDNLQASVIQFYLFEADFSLMLAKKAISSADRYYLSGHIFRMVSALNQVIFAKNKVYFLNEKKAIQRIDRFEFAPSKYEERINEIFGRLYEQDSPSIGMLEVLLADVQNLISFY; encoded by the coding sequence ATGGAGGATAACATTCTACAGAAAGTAACATCGGCATTCTCAGCTTTATCGTGCATCGAAGGTATAGTCCTCGGAGGTTCTAGAGCAACAGCAAGCTTTAACCAAGACTCTGATATTGACATTGGTTTGTATTACAAACCTCACTGTCTTGATTATGATGAGCTGAATAGTATAGCGAAATCCCTAGATGATCAACATCGGAATCATTTAATAGGAAAGGAAGGCGATTGGGGGCAATGGGTAAATTTTGGAGGGTGGTTGCAGATAGATGGAAAGGCGGTAGATCTTATTTTTAGAGATTTAGGGCGGGTAGAAAATGTTATCGATCAGACTAATGCTGGTATATTTTCTAACAATTACCATTTAGGACATCCACACGCCTACCTCAGTTTTATGTATCGTGGGGAATTGGCAGCGAGTAAAATACAATATGCCAAAGACCATAGCTTTCGAGATCTTAAAGCATTAGCACAGCAGTATCCGGACAATCTACAGGCTTCGGTAATACAATTCTACTTATTCGAAGCCGACTTTTCCTTGATGCTTGCTAAGAAGGCTATTTCCTCAGCGGATCGGTATTATCTCAGTGGACATATCTTCAGGATGGTATCTGCATTAAATCAAGTCATTTTCGCTAAGAATAAAGTGTACTTTTTAAACGAAAAAAAAGCGATTCAACGTATTGATCGCTTTGAGTTCGCTCCAAGTAAGTATGAAGAACGGATTAATGAAATATTTGGAAGATTATATGAGCAGGACAGTCCAAGTATCGGCATGTTAGAGGTCTTGTTAGCCGATGTGCAGAATTTAATCTCTTTCTATTAG
- the asnS gene encoding asparagine--tRNA ligase has protein sequence MEHTRIKDLLKSEEFGKEVIVKGWVRTFRNNQFIAINDGSTINNIQAVVDFENTADEILKRITTGAAVRVKGTLVESQGKGQRVEVKATEVSIIGDSDPEKYPLQPKKHSLEFLREIAHLRFRTGTFNAVFKVRNALAFAVHKFFNERDFVYMHTPIITGSDAEGAGEMFQVTTLDLNNPPRTESGAIDFKEDFFGKATNLTVSGQLEGELAAMAFGNIYTFGPTFRAENSNTTRHLAEFWMIEPEMAFYELEDNMDLAEDLLKYVIRYALDTCPEEIEFLKNRLLEEEKSKPQAERSELNLVEKLNFVIGNDFERVTYTEAVEILQKSKPNQKKQFKYLIEGWGADLQSEHERYLVEKHFKKPVILTDYPREIKSFYMKQNPVDAEGRNTVRAMDILFPGIGEMVGGSQREENLEKLITRMGEVGIPTEEMEWFLDTRRFGSVPHSGFGVGFERLVLFTTGMTNIRDVIPFPRTPNNAEF, from the coding sequence ATGGAACATACTAGAATTAAAGACTTATTAAAATCGGAAGAATTCGGAAAAGAAGTAATCGTAAAGGGTTGGGTTCGTACTTTCCGTAATAATCAATTTATTGCTATCAACGATGGTTCGACCATCAATAATATACAGGCTGTTGTTGACTTTGAGAATACAGCAGATGAGATCTTAAAACGTATTACTACTGGTGCGGCGGTACGTGTGAAAGGCACTTTGGTAGAGTCGCAAGGAAAGGGACAGCGCGTAGAGGTAAAAGCTACGGAAGTTTCTATTATTGGGGATTCTGATCCTGAGAAATATCCTTTGCAACCGAAAAAACATAGCTTGGAGTTCTTACGTGAGATTGCGCACCTACGCTTCCGCACAGGAACGTTCAATGCGGTTTTTAAAGTTCGTAATGCGCTAGCATTCGCTGTGCACAAATTCTTCAACGAAAGAGATTTCGTTTATATGCATACGCCTATTATTACGGGTTCGGATGCTGAAGGTGCTGGTGAAATGTTCCAAGTGACTACCTTAGACTTGAATAATCCTCCGCGCACAGAGTCTGGTGCGATAGACTTTAAAGAAGATTTCTTCGGTAAAGCAACTAACTTAACCGTATCTGGCCAGTTAGAGGGAGAATTAGCGGCTATGGCCTTTGGTAATATCTATACCTTCGGTCCTACGTTCCGTGCCGAGAACTCGAATACGACACGTCACTTAGCGGAATTCTGGATGATTGAGCCGGAGATGGCTTTCTACGAGTTGGAAGATAATATGGATTTGGCGGAAGACTTATTGAAATATGTTATCCGTTATGCCCTTGACACTTGCCCGGAGGAGATTGAATTCTTGAAGAACCGTTTGTTGGAAGAAGAGAAATCAAAACCTCAAGCAGAACGTTCTGAATTAAACTTAGTAGAGAAGTTGAACTTCGTAATCGGCAATGACTTCGAACGCGTAACTTATACGGAAGCGGTAGAGATCTTGCAGAAGAGCAAGCCAAATCAAAAGAAACAATTTAAATACTTGATTGAAGGATGGGGAGCAGACTTACAGTCTGAGCATGAGCGTTATTTGGTGGAAAAACATTTTAAGAAGCCGGTAATTCTTACAGACTATCCTAGAGAGATTAAGTCTTTCTATATGAAACAGAATCCGGTAGATGCGGAAGGTAGAAATACTGTTCGTGCGATGGATATCTTGTTCCCGGGTATTGGCGAGATGGTTGGGGGTTCACAACGTGAGGAAAACCTAGAAAAACTAATTACCAGAATGGGCGAAGTTGGTATTCCAACGGAAGAGATGGAATGGTTCCTAGATACACGTCGCTTTGGTTCAGTTCCTCACTCTGGTTTTGGAGTCGGCTTCGAACGCTTAGTATTGTTTACTACAGGAATGACGAACATACGGGATGTAATTCCTTTCCCAAGAACACCTAATAATGCGGAGTTTTAA
- a CDS encoding SRPBCC domain-containing protein, with protein MKEILETQVMINAPAAAVWDVLSNFKAYPEWSPSVREFEGTPIVGKRTKVLLQQPGGTSIKMNPIFLKIDKDKELRWKGRLGISGIFDGEHYFFLEEISAEQTRLIQGEIFSGILVPFLKKMIHGNTLAGFEAFNAAIKNRVEEQGL; from the coding sequence ATGAAAGAAATACTAGAAACTCAGGTGATGATTAATGCGCCAGCAGCAGCTGTTTGGGATGTATTGAGCAATTTTAAAGCATATCCGGAATGGAGCCCCAGCGTTCGCGAATTTGAGGGAACTCCAATTGTAGGGAAAAGAACGAAGGTTCTTTTGCAACAACCCGGAGGCACTTCCATCAAGATGAATCCTATTTTCTTGAAAATCGACAAAGATAAAGAATTGCGTTGGAAGGGTAGGTTAGGTATCAGTGGTATCTTCGATGGTGAACATTATTTTTTCCTCGAGGAAATTTCGGCGGAGCAAACTAGACTAATACAAGGCGAGATATTCTCGGGTATCCTTGTGCCATTCCTGAAAAAAATGATACATGGAAACACATTAGCCGGCTTCGAGGCCTTCAACGCCGCTATAAAGAACAGGGTAGAGGAGCAGGGACTATAA
- the hemC gene encoding hydroxymethylbilane synthase, which yields MNRKLTIGTRGSELALWQANFVKDRLAEIGVEAELKIIKTQGDIIQHLRLDKLEGKGFFTKELEEELLSGQIDLAVHSHKDLPTVNPPGLIIAAVSDREDPSEVLIIHKDCVDISKRLSVKHAATIGTSSNRRKAQLLSIRPDLEFDDLRGNLQTRVQKLRDEKYDAIMLAKAGVSRINMDLSDFHIEELSPIMLVPAPAQGVLAIQIREDDKELFDVLQGINDADVAETIAVERKVLNLFDAGCHAPLGSYCRKVDGKFQSWTSIADDNEDFPDRVFLEAETSEGMAEKIFSKYSKDRKLPSSIFITRDLDENSYLARSLKKHNIAVDDRSLIRIFPTINKLDSFILKRADWIFFNSRNAIEHFFKLEPLILKKTKIAVLGRGSEETLRKFNRTADFTGDHLGINTEGIGSEFAKLVDGQTVLFPRAEGSLQTIRKALTENTKIIDMPIYETVIEEEVDKSNADVLIFTSPSNVEAYFRENLVDPGQKIICIGNSTAKVISEMGLKYTLPYSPDEIGLAEAIFGLDY from the coding sequence GTGAATAGAAAACTTACCATCGGTACACGAGGCAGTGAATTGGCATTATGGCAAGCTAACTTTGTGAAGGATCGATTAGCAGAGATTGGTGTTGAAGCCGAACTTAAAATTATTAAAACCCAAGGCGATATCATCCAACATTTACGTTTGGATAAGCTGGAAGGAAAGGGATTCTTTACCAAAGAATTGGAAGAAGAGTTGCTATCTGGACAGATTGATCTAGCTGTGCATTCACATAAAGACCTTCCTACAGTAAATCCTCCGGGATTGATTATCGCAGCGGTATCAGACCGTGAGGATCCTTCGGAAGTACTGATTATTCATAAAGACTGTGTGGATATCAGCAAGCGACTTTCGGTAAAGCATGCAGCAACCATCGGTACCTCTTCTAATCGTCGTAAAGCACAATTACTTTCTATCCGTCCGGATCTGGAGTTCGACGACTTACGTGGTAACTTACAAACACGCGTTCAGAAATTAAGAGATGAGAAATATGATGCGATTATGTTGGCGAAGGCTGGCGTAAGCCGTATCAACATGGATCTTTCCGATTTTCATATTGAGGAGTTATCTCCGATTATGTTAGTCCCTGCACCTGCGCAAGGGGTGTTGGCTATTCAGATCCGTGAAGATGATAAGGAACTTTTCGATGTTCTTCAAGGCATCAATGATGCAGATGTTGCGGAAACAATCGCCGTTGAACGTAAGGTATTGAACCTGTTTGATGCCGGATGCCATGCGCCACTAGGTAGCTACTGCCGTAAAGTCGATGGAAAATTCCAATCTTGGACTTCCATTGCGGATGATAACGAAGACTTCCCGGATCGCGTATTCTTAGAAGCAGAAACTTCGGAAGGTATGGCCGAGAAGATCTTTTCGAAATACAGCAAGGATAGAAAGTTGCCTTCTTCGATTTTCATTACACGCGATTTGGATGAGAACTCCTACTTAGCGCGATCTTTAAAGAAACATAATATCGCGGTTGACGATCGTTCATTGATCCGTATCTTCCCTACCATCAATAAGCTGGATTCATTTATCTTGAAGCGTGCAGACTGGATTTTCTTCAACAGTAGAAATGCCATTGAGCACTTCTTCAAATTAGAACCTCTAATTTTGAAGAAGACAAAGATTGCAGTTTTAGGGAGAGGATCTGAAGAGACGCTACGGAAGTTCAATAGAACGGCTGATTTCACTGGCGACCACCTTGGTATCAATACCGAAGGTATCGGTTCGGAGTTTGCGAAATTGGTAGATGGGCAGACGGTTCTATTCCCTCGTGCCGAAGGCTCTTTACAAACAATCCGTAAGGCATTGACCGAGAATACCAAGATTATCGATATGCCGATCTATGAGACGGTCATTGAAGAAGAGGTGGACAAGAGCAATGCTGATGTATTGATCTTTACAAGCCCTAGCAATGTGGAGGCTTATTTCCGTGAGAACTTGGTTGATCCGGGGCAGAAAATCATCTGTATCGGAAACAGCACTGCCAAAGTAATCAGCGAAATGGGATTAAAATATACCCTTCCATATTCCCCAGATGAGATTGGATTAGCAGAAGCTATATTTGGATTAGACTATTAA